The Salvelinus fontinalis isolate EN_2023a chromosome 34, ASM2944872v1, whole genome shotgun sequence region ACAACAATGTAATTGGAAACACTTATGTTCCTCTGCCTTTTTACTGCAAAACATAGAAATGCACAATTTTCACATGTTGATTTTGGGGTGTTGCTGAAGATTATGAatattaagtaaaaaaataaatgtaaccaCATCAAGAGACCTTGAGGTCTGGGGAAAAATTGGAGAAAGTAACATTTTGGGGTTTACTTACCCCTTTAATTACAGTGCACACCAGCGAGAGGCTGTTTTTAGCTGTGTTGTTATGGCACGTGATGGTAGAGTTTGCTAAACAAATACCCACTGGATTGgtgcaaataatcatgatttcatcctgccaggttagcataggctactttgtagttaacgtttaattgagaaggtttttggggagcctttccatctaccagaaaaCTTTTCATTAGCGTCATGCTAACGGCTGCACAAAGTGGTAGTGGCATCGTACATACACAGACAGGGAATTCTCcttgcctcttcagaaagttgcaagAAATGCGAATCAATGATGCACTCTGTTATGGTAAACTTGGACTAATTGCTAcgttttcaatacatttagttgattcctTACTAAGTTCAATGCATTTTAGAATTTTGTTGAATTCcgttttaatgtctggattctGTGATTTCTGTCCATTCTGCGGATTTTATAGAGCCCTAGATCTTTCTCCAGGAGGGGATTGAATCTCtactgtaaccaagaagcttgatcttgacatctagccacttatcTAGCAAGTTagaaaaccaaatgcatagctggagccctgagctggatatCATTTAATTGGCATCTTAGATTTCTTGTAGTTGTACTTATTCAATTTCATTCATGcattgttctgtctctctgtgtgtctcacacCCTCCCAGGTCTGAACTTGAAGCCAGGCCCGACTATGGATTCTCCGTCCACCACCCCCCAGACACGGGGCTTCTCCAGCCACTCCCCAGGGCCCCAGACCAGAGGACCACCAGTGCAGCAACAGACCCAGGACCAGGGACCCCCATCTCTACCTCCTCAGCCCCTCATGCCAGCCCTGCCCTCCCGCGTGCCCCCAACGCTACCTGTCCACACCCATGCCCATGCGCCACAGCTGGGGGCCCCCTACTCACTGGGCCCGTCGGACCTACCTCTCCAGGCCCCCCCTAAGCTCCCTATTATGACCTCCGTGCCTCCTCCCCCCACCCAGACCACCCTGCCCCCCACCTCCATCCAGAGCACTGCCCCCATACTGCAGAACCCCGTGCCCATGGCCAAAGTGAGTAAGATGGAGGGTTTGGCATGCACAGGTAGGGTGCGGGGTATATCGCTTGCAgaactgggttgtgttcattatagTGGAAAATGAGAATGAATGAGAGTTTCGAGGCGGTCActccctgtttgtctgtttgttttcttccatttgatgCATAATGTACGACTCTTCAAATAGTATTTGCGTTCCTTTAAATACTTTGAGCATttaattgaacatctctggagtgcTAAATGGGCATGGTTTGCACTTTTAGGGATactccattggttccattgcgccAAGCAAGCTCAATCAATCGCAGTTCAGAATGCTTTTGACAAAAGTACAATGTGTTACTTTGCATCTGATCTAAAACAATCACATTCACCTCTCATTCTCTGCCTCTTCTCCTTCCcctttctgtccctctccctgtGCCCCTAATTTTTCTATCCCCCTCTTCCCTTCCCCCCTTCTAGCAGAGAAAGAGCCAGAAGAGGAAAGCAGACACGACCACCCCCACGGCCAACGACCAGCTGAGTGAGTCTTCTCCAGCCGAGTCCAAGTCGGGGAAGACGCTGCCACGGCGTGAAAGCGCCAGGCCCACCAAGCTAATCAAGAAGGAGGCTCCAGACTCCCAGCACCACCTGGGCCTCGGGATAGGTCTCGGTCTAGGGGGACCCGGAGGACCAGGGGTAGGGGCTCATAGCCCCAAGCAGCAGGAGCAGCTACGGAACTGCTCCAGCTTGGTCCGAGACATGTTACATAAGAAGCACGCTGCCTACGCCTGGCCCTTCTACAAGCCAGTAAACGTGGACATGCTGGGGCTGCACGACTACCACGACATCATCAAACACCCCATGGACCTCGCCACCGTCAAGGTGGGTTTGAATGGAACACAATTATGGgtatgtcccaaattgcacccttttCCCgatttatatagtacactacttttgaccagggcccatattgtAGTACattcgaccagagccctatgttggATTAGGGTTGGAAGGAAAGCCTGAAGAAGTGTAGCTCTCTAAGGGATGCCCTTGTCCTCTAAAAGGATTCCAACATTGTGACGTGGTTTTATTGACATGTTGTGATGTGTTTGTAGTTGAAGCTGGACAACAGGCAGTACAGAGACGCCCAGGAGTTTGCTGCCGACGTGCGGTTAATGTTCTCCAACTGCTACAAGTACAACCCACCCGACCACGAGGTGGTGGCTATGGCACGCAGACTACAGGTAATAACACTTCTAACACAGTAAATAAGACCCTCATAATTATATTTAATTACTTACATTTTCCAGAAGGAACttaagttttggcaagtctgagaTAAAGATTCATTGTAAATATATAAATGGCAACATTCACGTGTGACAGATAAACAGTTAAGGTATATACGAGATAAATGTAAGTCACAAAAATCTATTTCATAACAAATGCCCACATGAGCTTACGCCTTTTCATGTACCTGTTTGTAACTTTTTCATGTACCTGTTTGCTGAACTATTTTCTGTGTTTTACTGGTGCAGCAGATGTCTTTGAAATCTGGGTTCTTCAGTAGGGAGAATAAGTTTTGAAACCGAGTGAAATTCATAGGTTCCTGAACTTTTCCAAAATCAGAACGCCGATGTTTGCTTTTCCATTGCAACTAGTTTTGCTACGGGTGCCCGATTGAACACCACCCAGTTCTGTTCTCTATCCAGACTCTGACACTAAGtatgtcctctccctccctccctctctctctccaacaggaCGTGTTTGAGATGCGCTTCGCCAAGATGCCAGATGAGCCCGAGGAGATGTTAGCTTCGGCTCCTGCCCCTGCGATGCTCCAGTCCTCCGCCCCCATCATCAAGGCCCAGCCGCCGCCCATCCTAAACCCTGCCTCTTCCATCCTAGGTCCTGCCTCCTTGGTCAAACACTCCGCTTCCTCCTCGGACAGCTCCAGTGATTCGTCTTCTGAGTCGGAATCCTCCACGAACGACTTGGAGGAGGAGAGAGCCCAGAGACTGGCCGAGCTACAGGAACAGGTGAGGAAAGACCGAAACAACAACATGGAATGCAAGTAGGATTGGATTTTCCCCCCCTGATTGAGGGATTCCAGCTTCTCTGGTGACATCTATCTTAATCATACATTATTGAAATGAACCATAACCCCCTCATAACTATCTTCTTCCTGACTTTTCTATGTTGGCACTAATAACATCCATTTGTGATACATTTGATGGATAAATAAAGTTGTTTAAAATCTAATTGAATCCCTGAAGATGGATGAAGTGTGTTGTGTCTTTTCTGACCCCTGGAATATTTGGTGAATGACTATCCATTGTTTTTTGACCGTTggtttcctgtctgtctgttacagctCAAAGCTGTCCACGAACAGCTGGCGGCCCTCTCGCAGCCACAGGCCAGCAAACCAAAGagaaaagagaaggagaagaagaaagacaAGCACAAAAGGAAAGGAGCGGTAGAGGAGATCCCGGAGCCGGCCATTCAGTTCCCCAAGAAGACCaagaacaacagcagcagcaacaacaacaaggaGCTCCTGCCCAAGAAGACCAAGAAACCCAGGTAGGAACAATAATAGCTTTTTCACACTACTGAACCAAGCTGAGAAGAGGGGTATGCTACAAAGCAGGACCAAGGAGTTAGCCAGATAACTTGCCACACATTTTGATGTTATTTGTTATattatgttattttttttaagAGGAGCTTGAAATGGGCAAATTGATAATAAAAAAAACGGGTGAAAATATTTAAATGTAGCTTTTTTAATTAAACAGAAAATCACAAGTTATTTACGGTTGCTTAttgaagttagctggctaactcagtGGTCCTGGTTTGTCGTATACCCCTCTGTACTGCACTGGCCTGGTTCTCCCACACAGCTATGGGAATTTCTGTCTTAGGTGTggcattggggtggcaggtagcctagtggttagaacgttggactagtaaccgaaaggttgcaagatcgaatcccgagctgccaaggcagtcattgaaaataagaatttgttattcactgacttgcctagttaaataaaggtaaaagaaAAAATGTGTACAGAAGTCAGGACCTGTGACATTTTCAAGGGGACACATAATTTTCTGAGCGCATGGATTGTATTGGCACATTATAAACGTTGCTGATTTTAAAGCACTGATTGCCTTTGTCAAATTACTTCATGAAGCTGTTTTGTTGTTAATCCTCTAAGCCATTTATAAGCTTCTGTCTCATTTCCACGGCAAGTGTGGTAACATGATTTGTATTCTCCCTCTGCCTCTGATCTTTCTGCATTTCACAGAGATATTATGTTACTGTGACTACATTACAATGTCCATCTTCTGGCATACTATTTAGAATTCACTACTTCATTCTAAGTAGTATGCTTGTATGGACATTGGAATAGAGACAAAGGTTATTCTTTTCCAGTTGAAATTGTACTGATAGTTTATATATTCTGCTCTGATCTTGCAGTAAGAAGGAGGGAGGTGCGGTGAAGAACAACCACTCTGCAGCCCTGGGCCCCCTGGCAGTGCTGCAGCCCCCAGCTCTGCAGCCCGTGTCGGGCTTGGGGGAGGGCCTGGAGGACGACCCGGCTGCAGCCGGAGCCCCCGGGGAGAAGGGTAAGCCCATGTCGTATGAGGAGAAGAGGCAGCTGAGTCTGGACATCAACAAGCTGCCCGGTGACAAGCTGGGTCGTGTGGTCCACATCATCCAGTCCAGAGAGCCCTCGCTGAAGAACTCCAACCCCGACGAGATCGAGATAGACTTTGAGACGCTCAAGCCGTCCACgctgagagagctggagagataCGTGTCGTCGTGCCTCCGCAAGAACAAGAAGAAGGTTCCTGGTGAGTCTCAACATGCGTATCTTTGCCTCCCCCTGTGGCCAAACAGAAACTCCCTGACCCCCTACAAATAGTTTGAAATGTAATGATGTTGCATAATTCattcaaatcaatcccaaaatTACGGTTACAAAACATGAATAACGAGGTATTGATAAGATAACTTTTCCACAGCTTTCCTTTAGCTCCTAGGTCACTTTTTATCGTTTTGCCAAGCGGTTTCCTTTAAATTTGTCTCAGCAATGTAGTTTTATGTTGACCAAACATGTTTGTGGAAGATAGTGTGTCTTGAGAAGATGTCGAGTCATGTGCCGCCCTCTCCTATAGTGGCAGAGAAGACCATGGAGGCCATGACGGCCGCCAAGATCAAGGCCAGCTCCTCCTCTGACTCCGACAGCAGCGActccagctcctcagacagtgatgAGGAGAAGGGTAGGGACACGCACCAAGCCCTTTTCATTTCACtcctcaaatgttgtttttaagCCTTTATTATCTTCTTTGGTTTGAAGCTTAACATTGAGGTATTTCACATGTGCCCCATATTATTTACCTCATGCTTATATCATGGTCAATACTTGAATATTTAACAATCTCACATTGTGGCTGTGGTCAACAAAGTATTTTTGTCACGTATTCAGAATTGATAGACGAAAGCTTCATTCAGTAGTCAGGATCTCCTCTGCCTTCTCTTGTCAGGAATCCCTCCTAAACAGAAACAGAAGAAAGGCCACGGGACCAACGAAGGGAAGAAGCCCCATCTCCACCATACCATGTCTGGAGCTGGTCCCCTCCCCCAGGGCCACCCTCACCCCCAGGGCCACCCTCACCCCCAGGGCCACCCTCACCCCCAGGGCCACCCTTACCCCCAGGGCCACCCTCACCCCCAGGGTCCTGTCCTGCAGCCCAGCATCCACCTGAAGCAACAACAGCACCATAACCCCTCCCCCGCCACCTACATGGCCCCTCCCCCGGtaagattgattgattgaatttatGAGATAACTAAAAGTAGTAGGCTGCTCCAGCCGGAGACATATTTAACAATTTGGTTATTTAGATAACCACATATCGCAGTCGTAAGTACATGTTCCCTCAGaacagtcagtgctagtaggaaaatACACAAGTAAAGGATTTATTAAAGATACTTAACATTGCATACATGATCAATTATCCAGAATAAAAACACAAAGCTTGAATGATTATTTCCTATGTGGTTTTAAAGATAATACATGATAGAATTTTATTGTCTGTTTTCATAAAAGCTTATTACAGGACTTGAATACAGCAGTAAGACGATATAGAAACCGTGTAGTGGGGCATTTCGCTAcacacgcaataacatctgctagttatgtgtatgcgaccaatacgaTTGGATAGGGATGGGGACTTTACAGCTGACAAAAAAAGCATTTGGAAAAGTGCAGCAGTGAAGTTCATTGTATGATGatggtgcgtgcgtgtgtgtaatgTCTAGGTAACGGTCACGGCGTTGGAGTCCTCCCAGCTGCTGGAGAACACATTTGATTTACTGCCTCACTTCGGCCAGCAGCCCCTCATGCACCTGTCCCAGCACCACCACTCCTCATCGCCTGCCGTGCCCCCCCACCTCAATGTTCACTCGGCAGTGGGGCCTGTGTCCCCGGAGACGCACCCCTTTCTCAACCAGCACCCCAtccaccccaaccctaacccaggtaAGTCCCGGCCTCTTCAAGCAAGACCTGCCTGAGGTCAGATAGTCTTTCGTATTTTGTTCTAATACAAAGTATAGTTCTATGGTTGATTTGAGCTTGCCTGGCGTAATGGGACCAATGGAAAAGTCCATAATTTGCCAAACCCACCCATCTGGTGCACTGGGCAGGATCGATCGAATGCAAGATAAGTATTCGAAAGAACactatttgaacccagttctGCAATAAGCTGGTCTTGGGTTATCTGAAGGCTTCCTAAAATTTTATTCTAAGAATTTGTTGACCTATCATTAGATTAACTAGGCAGTCCTTTGACTTTTTTCATCGTGATGTTTCCATCCTGACTCTCCTAACCACCTTTTCTCATtgtttcccttcctcctcttcacatGTAGCCTTGCACAACGCCTTGCCCCAGCAGCCGTCTCGACCCAGCCACAGGGCAGCAGCTCTACCTCCCAAACCCCTCCAGCAGCAGCAACCAGCGACCCAGCCAACCCTACTACTACAACAGCTCCAGCCACAAGCCCCTCCACCCCAGCACCACCTCCAGCCCCACATCCTCCACCCCGCCCCACCTCAGTCCCTGCAGCAGCGGCCCCTTTCCCCCCCCACCCTCACCCCTCAGGGCCTGATGTCCTCCCTGCCCCCCCAGATGCTCCTGGAGGACGATGAGGAGGTGATTCCGCCCTTACCCCTCAGCCAGGTGCATCTCTACCTGCAACAGCTCCAGCAGGGACAGAGCCAGGGAAGACCTGGCCAACAACCACACAATCCCCAGCAGATCATGCAGTCTCTCCAGGTTCGCCAACAACAACAGAACCAGGCTCCCCTCCTGCAGTCTGTACAGGTCTGTATTGTGTAATATATTTTAGGGCTGTCCCGACTAAAAAATAATGTTGGTCGAATGACTCatcctgttctttcgaccaatccaTTTGTTGAAATGTTTAAACTTTTCCATATATAGGCAAACACAACATATGTGTTTAAGTAAAACCAACTACGTacgcactgagcttgtctgatgcacACTGTTTGATGAGTATAGGTGACTGGCGCACGTTGTTGCGGATGACGTGAAAAATAAACTTGAAACGGgagaatgtttactggttgctcaggggggaaaggggaagtcagatgtgtggaaGACATGTGACTTAGTTGTGGAAACTACTGGAGATCCAGACAAAAGGAGGGTATAGGAGCAAGCGTTGCGTGAGTATTGTGTGCCAAACAgctgctgttagattacaatataaTTTTTTCTGACCAATTGGgacagtgtaaacaacactaaataagTGTGCCAGAGACTCTCTTCTAACGAATAAtatataaagcctttattacagcggACTAAAAACAGTTGCATGTATTTGTGAATTGCGGTTTATTTCTTGTTTAGGCTAGTTATTCGAAGCTCCCTTTATTTAATTTTAAAACAAAACTGCTTGATTTCATTTCAAAGCATGAATGtctcgtatgctgtgtgatggcATGAGCGAATAAATGATTGATtgatacattagactatatattaAAATATAGGCCTAAGTAATTTACCgtattaagactaaacaggacGCGCTCTTAGTCCTGTAGGCTACTCGACAAAGCCTACTAAGGATAACGACATTActtattattataatgatgatcataATAATTGTAATAATAAGGAGAAGGAGATAAATAAAAGGAGGGTATAGGAGCGAGAACTGCGTGCATATTATCCGTgacaaacaggtgctgttagattacaatataaTTTTTCTGCCGGTTTGTGACAGCGTAAACACTAAATAATAAgtaataccagtctgttctaaCTCAAGAAAAGTGTTACGCCTTTATTATAGCAAACATTAAAAAAGCAATTTCACAGATTTGGCTTTTATCTGACATTTTGCCATTTCATGAGGCTTGGTGCTCTTgaaatcagtaggctattaaacacTCAGCAGAAGCAAGATTTGTCTTAGTTAtttagatacagtaccagtcaaaagtttagacacacctactcattcaagggtttttctttattttttactattttctacattgtaaaaaaactatgaaataacacatggtaacatatagtaaccaaaaaagtgttaaacaaatcaaaatatattttagattcttcaaagtagccaccctttgccttgacagcttttctctcaaccagcttcacctggaatgcttttccaaccgtcttgaaggagttcccacatatgctgagcacttgttggctgcttttccgtcaTCCTgaggttcaactcatcccaaactcatctcaaaccatcaattgaggttgggtgattgtggaggccaggtcatctgatgcagcactccatcactctccttcttcgtcaaacagcccttacacagcctggaggtgtgttgggtcattgtcccgttgaaaaacaaatgatagtcacactaagagcaaaccagatgggatggcatatcgctgcagaatgctgtggtagccatgctggttaagtgtgccttgaattctaaataaataactaatggtgtcactagcaaagcaccctacacctcctccatgcttcacggtgggaaccacacatgcagagatcatccggtaacctactctgcgtctctcaaagatggtggttggaaccaaaaatctcaaatttgaactcatcagaccaaaggacagatttccactggtctaatgtccattgctcgtgtttcttggctcaagaaacattattggtgtcctttagtagtggtttctttgcaggaatttgaccatgaaggcctgattcacgcactctgaacagttgatgttgagatgtctcttacttgaactctgaatcatttatttgggctgcaatctgaggtgcagttactctaatgaacttatcctctgcagcagagttaactctgggtcttcctttcctgtggctgtcagtttaatcatagcgcttgatggtttttgcgactgcacttgaagaaactttgaaagttcttgatattttccggattgactgaccttcatgtcttaaagtagtgatggactgtcgtttttctttgcttatgtaagctgttcttgccttaatatggacttggtcttttaccaaatagggctaccttctgtataccacccctaccttgtcacagcacaactgattagtgcaaacgcattaagaatacattaaaaaaataaatgtcacaaatTAACTGTAAACAAGGCACTGTAAACAAACTGTAAACaagtgcattccaggtgactaccttatgaagctggttgagagaatgccaatagtgtgcaaagttgtcatcaagtcaaagggtggttactttgaagaatctcaaaaatgaaatatattttgatttgattaacacttttctggttactacatgagtccatatgtgttatttcatagtttggatgtcaagtgaaaaataaagaaaaacccttgaatgagtaggtgtgtctaaatttttgactggtattgtatatatggatgatttataaagccaggcacatttaacagttaggctattgatttatagacctaattaagtttGTTTGCTATCTCCTCAATTTTCTTAAACATTAGGCTAAGCCCTATTCGCACGGGACTTGTATTACTAGACGATATTGGTTATGTAATTATTACTCCAGAATGTCCGTTATTCCAGAGGACGATTCGGGCGGGATTAATTTTTCCAAACTGCcctgtaatatatatatttttaaacttttTATAGATTGACAGTTATAACTGAAGCTTGGAGGTTGTTATTTTTAGGCACGAAGGCGATAACAGGACTACACTGATAACTCGAACTTGATTCCAAACCATCTTTGGTATAGTGTCGTCGTCATATTTCAATTTAGgaagtgtgatcataatcattTGGATATTTTCGCAATAcgcagtagatgtcctaaatgcCCCCCGGCCTTCAGATGTGAGCTAAACAGTGCACTTGGGTGCGAACGTGAACTTATCATTTCCAAAGGTTTAGGTCAGTTGTATGCTGCTTTGCAATCTATTAATGGAAAGGGTTACATTAAATAGGCAAATAATTTTTTGCTGATGCATTTGGCAATATTCAATCCATTCCTACAAAACATATGAACAAAAGCATTCACTGTGAAAGTTGATACATTTAGGCCCTTCGTATATAGGCTATGCGCAGCACTTCGTTCAATTAATCGAATCAGTTGTTTTCTTCCTCAATCCGTGAGCAACACCTGTCAAACAGACATTTTtctcaaaacacagggatgtcGATTCGCAAGGGACTAGTATTATCAGAGGACCGTG contains the following coding sequences:
- the LOC129832827 gene encoding bromodomain-containing protein 4-like isoform X1, which translates into the protein MDYKMHAKSNDLLDFQTLDALLEKISHYSSVSVKREPSEECNGIIGALSVESSAPASRLNNWCSAATAAPTPAPATVPAPLVTSARMGDGLDATTVQMSSSGSSSSSQGGQPQPSTYVPTVPEFNPPPPEYINPSQPKRQTNQLQYLLKVVLKTLWKHHFSWPFQAPVDAVKLNLPDYYKIIKVPMDMGTIKKRLENSYYWNAQECIQDFNTMFTNCYIYNKPGDDIVLMAEQLEKMFLQKITEMPQDETEIAVMTGKGRGRGRREGGLNLKPGPTMDSPSTTPQTRGFSSHSPGPQTRGPPVQQQTQDQGPPSLPPQPLMPALPSRVPPTLPVHTHAHAPQLGAPYSLGPSDLPLQAPPKLPIMTSVPPPPTQTTLPPTSIQSTAPILQNPVPMAKQRKSQKRKADTTTPTANDQLSESSPAESKSGKTLPRRESARPTKLIKKEAPDSQHHLGLGIGLGLGGPGGPGVGAHSPKQQEQLRNCSSLVRDMLHKKHAAYAWPFYKPVNVDMLGLHDYHDIIKHPMDLATVKLKLDNRQYRDAQEFAADVRLMFSNCYKYNPPDHEVVAMARRLQDVFEMRFAKMPDEPEEMLASAPAPAMLQSSAPIIKAQPPPILNPASSILGPASLVKHSASSSDSSSDSSSESESSTNDLEEERAQRLAELQEQLKAVHEQLAALSQPQASKPKRKEKEKKKDKHKRKGAVEEIPEPAIQFPKKTKNNSSSNNNKELLPKKTKKPSKKEGGAVKNNHSAALGPLAVLQPPALQPVSGLGEGLEDDPAAAGAPGEKGKPMSYEEKRQLSLDINKLPGDKLGRVVHIIQSREPSLKNSNPDEIEIDFETLKPSTLRELERYVSSCLRKNKKKVPVAEKTMEAMTAAKIKASSSSDSDSSDSSSSDSDEEKGIPPKQKQKKGHGTNEGKKPHLHHTMSGAGPLPQGHPHPQGHPHPQGHPHPQGHPYPQGHPHPQGPVLQPSIHLKQQQHHNPSPATYMAPPPVTVTALESSQLLENTFDLLPHFGQQPLMHLSQHHHSSSPAVPPHLNVHSAVGPVSPETHPFLNQHPIHPNPNPALHNALPQQPSRPSHRAAALPPKPLQQQQPATQPTLLLQQLQPQAPPPQHHLQPHILHPAPPQSLQQRPLSPPTLTPQGLMSSLPPQMLLEDDEEVIPPLPLSQVHLYLQQLQQGQSQGRPGQQPHNPQQIMQSLQVRQQQQNQAPLLQSVQVQPSQPSLQPPQLSVQLPQPQSKPTPPSRQPQQIQLPHQVARHLQQHAQMGYPSQGPVAQQTGQSDRHAAAGQHKGSMQSSAKAQHIIQQHLSPRQIKADSYNSGHLRENPSPIMMHSPHLPQYPPITHQSPPHNLQPKKEQRAPPALVGLKEEKFPPSPVMRGGEPFSPAMRQDPHKHPDCHSKPSLPGHAQQNVKSMDSSRPVIRSSEPSAPPSSSLPDKDKFKQEPKTPVAPKKVQDVKLKNMGSWASLAQKPTSAPLSAVKSSSDSFEQFRRAAREKEEREKALKAQAEQAERDKLRREQEKLRGRDRDDEDIVEPQQQSRRVHEEPRSRRLEQQQHIQAPQPQQQPQAPAPQAQPAALPQPPQAPTPPQPSAQDQQRELARRREQERRRREAMAATIDMNFQSDLMAIFEENLF
- the LOC129832827 gene encoding bromodomain-containing protein 4-like isoform X3, translated to MDYKMHAKSNDLLDFQTLDALLEKISHYSSVSVKREPSEECNGIIGALSVESSAPASRLNNWCSAATAAPTPAPATVPAPLVTSARMGDGLDATTVQMSSSGSSSSSQGGQPQPSTYVPTVPEFNPPPPEYINPSQPKRQTNQLQYLLKVVLKTLWKHHFSWPFQAPVDAVKLNLPDYYKIIKVPMDMGTIKKRLENSYYWNAQECIQDFNTMFTNCYIYNKPGDDIVLMAEQLEKMFLQKITEMPQDETEIAVMTGKGRGRGRREGGLNLKPGPTMDSPSTTPQTRGFSSHSPGPQTRGPPVQQQTQDQGPPSLPPQPLMPALPSRVPPTLPVHTHAHAPQLGAPYSLGPSDLPLQAPPKLPIMTSVPPPPTQTTLPPTSIQSTAPILQNPVPMAKQRKSQKRKADTTTPTANDQLSESSPAESKSGKTLPRRESARPTKLIKKEAPDSQHHLGLGIGLGLGGPGGPGVGAHSPKQQEQLRNCSSLVRDMLHKKHAAYAWPFYKPVNVDMLGLHDYHDIIKHPMDLATVKLKLDNRQYRDAQEFAADVRLMFSNCYKYNPPDHEVVAMARRLQDVFEMRFAKMPDEPEEMLASAPAPAMLQSSAPIIKAQPPPILNPASSILGPASLVKHSASSSDSSSDSSSESESSTNDLEEERAQRLAELQEQLKAVHEQLAALSQPQASKPKRKEKEKKKDKHKRKGAVEEIPEPAIQFPKKTKNNSSSNNNKELLPKKTKKPSKKEGGAVKNNHSAALGPLAVLQPPALQPVSGLGEGLEDDPAAAGAPGEKGKPMSYEEKRQLSLDINKLPGDKLGRVVHIIQSREPSLKNSNPDEIEIDFETLKPSTLRELERYVSSCLRKNKKKVPVAEKTMEAMTAAKIKASSSSDSDSSDSSSSDSDEEKGIPPKQKQKKGHGTNEGKKPHLHHTMSGAGPLPQGHPHPQGHPHPQGHPHPQGHPYPQGHPHPQGPVLQPSIHLKQQQHHNPSPATYMAPPPVTVTALESSQLLENTFDLLPHFGQQPLMHLSQHHHSSSPAVPPHLNVHSAVGPVSPETHPFLNQHPIHPNPNPALHNALPQQPSRPSHRAAALPPKPLQQQQPATQPTLLLQQLQPQAPPPQHHLQPHILHPAPPQSLQQRPLSPPTLTPQGLMSSLPPQMLLEDDEEVIPPLPLSQVHLYLQQLQQGQSQGRPGQQPHNPQQIMQSLQVRQQQQNQAPLLQSVQVQPSQPSLQPPQLSVQLPQPQSKPTPPSRQPQQIQLPHQVARHLQQHAQMGYPSQGPVAQQTGQSDRHAAAGQHKGSMQSSAKAQHIIQQHLSPRQIKADSYNSGHLRENPSPIMMHSPHLPQYPPITHQSPPHNLQPKKRAPPALVGLKEEKFPPSPVMRGGEPFSPAMRQDPHKHPDCHSKPSLPGHAQQNVKSMDSSRPVIRSSEPSAPPSSSLPDKDKFKQEPKTPVAPKKVQDVKLKNMGSWASLAQKPTSAPLSAVKSSSDSFEQFRRAAREKEEREKALKAQAEQAERDKLRREQEKLRGRDRDDEDIVEPQQQSRRVHEEPRSRRLEQQQHIQAPQPQQQPQAPAPQAQPAALPQPPQAPTPPQPSAQDQQRELARRREQERRRREAMAATIDMNFQSDLMAIFEENLF